The stretch of DNA GCGACGGCCTGCGCACCTCCAAGACGGTGGCCGGCCAGACGAAGCCCTTCTCCTGGGACGAGTCCGGCCCCGTCCCCCTCGTGCTCTCCGACGGCGAGCTGCGCTTCGTCTACGGCCCCGGGGGCCGTCCCCTCTACCAGCTCGACGCCGCCGACGTGCCCACCTACCTGCACCAGGACCAGGTCGGCTCCACCCGCCAGCTCACCTCGGCCACCGGCGAGGTGGTGGCCACCTTCACCTACGGCCCCTACGGCGAGCTGTCTTCGGCCACCGGGACCGCCACCACCCCGCTGCGCTTCGCCGGCGAGTACACCGACACCGAGACCGGCTTCGTCTACCTGCGGGCCCGCTACTACGACCCGGCGACGGGGCAGTTCATCAGCCGGGACCCGCTTACGGCCTTGACGGGCGAGCCCTACCTGTACGCCGCGGGCAACCCGATCAACGCGATCGACCCGTTGGGACTGCTGTCGCTGCGCGACGTGACACGCGCAGTGAAGAAGGTCGCCGGCACGATCAGTGTGGTATCGAGCGCTGCGGCGGCGGTCGCTTACACGACGGCCCTTGTCTGTGGGCCTGTTGCCCTGCGCTCGGGCACCGCCCTGGCAGCGGGCGCCTTCTTCAGCGCCACCTCGGCCGTCACCGGCGCTGTCGCCACGGCCATTGAGTGCACAGACGGCGGGGGCCTCGACAAGGCATGCGTCGCTGGGATCGCGTCGACAGCGATCAACGCCCTTGTTCCTCGCGTGGGGCGCGGCATCACGACGCGCTTCGGGGAGGAGCTTGGTAATCGCGCTACGGCGGCTCTGGCCAACCTCGGGTTCTCGACGAATACCGCCGGGCTGCTGTGGGGCAAGCAAGCATCGCGCGACCGCGGAGGAGCCGACCTCGCTGAAGGAGCCGACTGGTGTCCGGTGTGATTGGGATCTTCGGGATAACCGCACTGACGGGACTAATCGCGCTTCTGTTCGGGTGGAACGCGTCGAGTTCGGGCCGCGTCGAGAACAAGCACGATGACCAGAGCCAGCTTCTCGCCGGATTTCGCTTCGCTGGGTCGTTCTACGCTCGCCTCGGCGTCGTGTTGGTGATCGTAGGCGTCGTCGGCATGACCGTGAGTGCGCTGCTCTCGCTGGCCACTTAGCACCTCGATCGTCGTGGGCCTTGAAGGCGAGTACGCCGACGCCGAGACCGGCTTCGTCTACCTCCGGGCCCGCTACTACGACCCGGCCACGGGGCAGTTCATCTCGCGGGACCCGCTTACGGCTATGACGGGCGCGCCGTACGCGTATACAAACAACAACCCGCTCAACGGGACGGACCCCCTCGGGCTGTTCCGCGTTGGGCGACTCTGCACCCCGTCGCTGAGTGAGGTCGCGGAGGTCGCTGGGGTGGCGGGCCACCGCGAAGGGCTCGAGTCTTCGAGCAACGGGGAACGCCCTCAGAGCCGAAAGGGCGGCCCGAATCGAGTCGTCCACGGCGATCTGGAGCCGATTCGGCCAGCTCCGCAGGGTGACAAGCCTTCGATGGCTTGGCGAGCGAGCGCAACGCTCGGCGCGTCCAGACTGTTCGGTAGCGGGGCGAAGTGTTGACATCGGGCCTCAAGCCACGAGACTGAACCGCACTGCGGGGGTGCCGGTGCAGGACCAAGGAGCCTCCAGCTGCTCTGAGTCAGGAGCGGACGATCTCGACTCGGCGTTCTGGTTCCCTTGGCGGACCGCCCGCCCGTCGCGTTGGGCCGTCGGGCGACGGGGCCACCGTCGACCGCCACTCCCCGGTGGCCGTCGGGGGCCTCGACGACGTGGTGGCGGTGGCCGTGCGCTCGGACGCAGCCCCGCCGCCAACGGGCACCGGCCGGCGGCCCGCTGAGCGGTCAGAACTCGGTGTTCTCGGTGATCTTGGCCTTGATGGCCTTGTACTCGGGGCTCTGGGTCAACGGCATGAGGCTCATGAGCTTGCCCATGTTGCCCGACGCCTTGAGCCGGCCCTGCATGAAGGCGGCCGTCTCGTCCAGCTCGCCCTTCTGCATCTTCACCGAGTCCTCGTAGGTGAGGGTGAGGGTGATCTCGGTGTCGGGGTCGTCGCCTAGGGCGTCGACTCGGACCTTGCCGTCCTCGACGTACCAGTGGTAGCGGACATCGCCGTCGGGGCCGCCGGTCACGTGGTACTGGAGGTGGGCGGTGGCGCCCGGCCGTTCGGGGAACTCCTGGGCGACCTCGCGCTGGAGGTCGAGCCACTCCTGAGTCAGGTACTTGGGCATCGCCCGGGGATCGTAGCCGTCAAGCCCCGGGGTGCACCCGGTCGTACAGCCCGGCGAACAGGTCGTCCTCCAAAGGGCCGTCGCCCGGCTCGGGAACGGGACCGACCAACGAGCGGGCCAGGACGAAGTCGTCCCACGGGTAGACGACCACGTCGGCGGGCAGCCCGAACCAGAACTTCGACGTCGGGTCGATCTGGGTGGCGTGGGCCAGCAGCGCCCGCCGTCGCACGTCGTAGTGCCCGGAGATGTCGATCTTGGTGGTGATGCGCTCATCCGTGGCCGGGCGGTCGAACCACTCCGGGCTGTAGGGCGACTCCAGGCCGAGCTCGAGGAACTTGTCGTGGGCCGCCACCATGCGGGCGCGCGACCAGCTCGAGTAATAGAGCTTGAGGGGCTGCCAGGGGGGGCCGGCCTCGGGATAAGCGTCGGGGTCGCCGGCCGCGTCGAAGGCGGGCACGGTGACCTCGTGGACCCGCAGGTGGTCGGGATGGGGGTAGCGGTTCTGCTCGTCGGGATAGGTGATGACGACCTGGGGCCGTTCGCGGCGGATGACCTCCACCAGCCGGCCCACGGCCTCGTCGAAGTCGGCTCGGGCGAAGCAACGGGGGTCGTCGTTGCACGGGGCGCCGGCCATGCCCGAGTCGCGGTAGCCGAGCATCACGACCTCGTGGAACCCGATCTCCGCCGCGGCCCGGGCCAACTCCTCACGGCGGACATCGGCCAGCCGGTCACGGACCTCGGGCCGGTCCATGGCCGGGTTGAGGATGTCGCCCTCCTCACCCCCGGTGCAGCACACGAGCACCGTACGCACCCCCTCGGCGCCGTAGCGGGCCAGGGTGGCGGCCCCCTTCGACGACTCGTCGTCGGGGTGGGCGTGGACCGTCAGCAGGCAGAAGGGCTCAGACATGACTCTCCCAACATACGGGGCGCCGCCCGCCTTCCGCGACGCGTTTGCGCCCGCCCGCCGGCATGGGCCCACACTGTCGCCGTGAAAATCGCCTTCGTCGGGTCGTTCTCCACCGGGAAGACCACCCTTGCCAACCTGTTCGCCCGCGAGTGGGACTACCCGCTGCTGCCCGAGGTCGCCCGCCAGGTCGTCGAACTGGGCTTCCCGCTCGACCAGAGCGCAACCGCCGAGACCGAAGCCCTGATCTTCCTCAAGCAGTGGCGGGCGGAGATGTCCCACGAACGGTTCGTGGCCGACCGCTCGATCTACGACGTCCTCGCCTACGCCGACTGGGTCATGGAGAACCAGGACGGCGACCGCAAGGAGAACCACCTGTGGTACGAGTCACGCGAGATCGCCACTTACGACCTGCGCGCCCGCTACGACCACGTGTTCTACCTGCCCGTCGAGTTCCCGATCGTTCTCGACGGCCTGCGGCCTGACGACCCCGCCTTCCAAGCCGACATCGACCGCCGCATCCGCCACCTCCTGGAGACGGCCGACGTGTCCTTCCACACCCTCACCGGCTCCGTCGAGCAACGCCAGGACCAGGTCCGCGCCCTGGTCAGCCGCTGAACGCCGGCCCCCCAACCCCGAAACCTGCGCGGGAAACGTGGGCGTTTCGCCCACGAAACCCGCGCAGGTTTCGGGGGGGCTACTCGGACACGACGGCGTCGTAGCGGCCGCGGTTGTTCTCGGTGCCCAGGTCGTTGACGCCCAGGAAGAGGCGGCCCGAGGCGGGGGCCGGCCGGCTCAGTCGCGACCCCACGAGGAACGGCTCGCCGTCGTCGATACGGCCGATGAGGGCGGCGTGGGCCACTCCTTGGACGACGTTGTTCTCGTAGTGCTCCTCGCCCGCGATCCCGTCGGGCGTGCTCGACCGGTCGGGCGCCCCCACGGCCGTGTCGACCACCCCCCTGGCCTGGACCACGATGTCCTGGCCGGCGCGTACGTCGATGCCCGTGTCGGTCCAGACCCGGGTGCCCTCCACGGCCACCGCCGTCCCCGGGCCGGCCTGGTCGGCCGTGCCCCCGGGGCCGCCGTCGTCCCCGGTGCCCAGGGCCACGACCAGCACCAGGACCACCGCCACCAGCGCGACCGCCGCGCCGGCCACCGTCACCGTCCGCCGGTCGGGGGGCCACAGGCCGCGCCGGGGAGCCGGGCTCGGGGGCTGAACCGGCGGCCCCGAGCGACGAGGCGGCGCGGGGCCGGGCGTGCCGACGGGGCCGGGCGTGCCGACGGGGCCGGGCGTGCCGACGGGGCCGGAGGCCGAGGGCGCCTCCATCTGGGGCTGGAGCTGGGGCCCGGCCGGGCCCGCCAGTGCAGGGCTTCCCGCGGTGGGGCTGGTCGCGGCAGGGCTGGGCGAGGCGGGGATGGGTGCGGCCGCCTCGATCACGGCCCTCACGAGGATGCGCCCGGTGGTGGAAGTGCCCCGCAAGGCGACCTCACCGGTGATGGTCCCGGTCACCGCCGTGTCCACGGCCACGACGACTGCGTCCCCGTCGCGCCCCGCCTTGATCAAGGGGTCGGCCCCGGCCACGTCGAGGTCCCCCACCAACCGGACCCGGTGCCGGGGCGACACCTGGCCGGCCCGCAAGGTCCCGAAGTCGAGCTCGGCCCGCACCACCTCCACCGGCTCCACCGGGCCCACCGGGCCCACCGGGCCCACCGGATCCGCTCGCCCAGGGGCGGCCGCCGGGGGGCGCGGCTCGGCCAGTACGCTCGGCGCCAACGCGCTGGGTCCGGCCGGCGCGACCGGCTCGGGCGCCACCGGCTGGGCGACGGGGGACGAAGCCGCTGACGAGGCTGCGGGGGCCCGGCGGGCGATGGCGATGTCGCCGTCGCCCGAGAAGCTGCGCTGGGGGATCTGGCGGCCCTGCTCCCGTAACCGCTCGCTTACATAGTCGAACAGGTCGGTGACCTCCACGTAGCCGTCGCCGTCGTGGTCGTCGGCCCCCCCGACGATCCCCTCGACCAGGTGCTGGGTGAACAGGCTGGTGCCGTTGCGGCGGTCGGAGTCGTTGGCCAGCTGGCCGCTGCGGCAGCTCGTCAGCAGGAAGCGGCCCGAGCCCCGCAGGCTGTCGGGCAGCGATCCCCCCTTGAAGGCCCCGCTGTGGCAGCAGTCCAGGACGATCACGGTGGTGCGGGCGGCCGACTCCTCGAACATCATGTTCACGGCCGTCGAGGACACCGACGTGGACTTGAGCAGATCGGTCCGCGTATCACGGGTGCACAGGAACAGCTGGCCCCGCTCGTTGAGCAGGCCGTGGCCGCTGTAGTACAGCAGCAGGACGTCGTCGCGCCGGGCCTGGCTGAAGAACTGGTCGAGCTCGACGAGGACCTCGGCGCTGGTGCGTTCGGGCAGCATACGCACGGCGCCGGGCTCGAACAGCCCGCACTGGCGGTCGGTCAGGGCGCTGCGCAGCAGGGCCACGTCGTTCACGGGGCCCTCCAGGGCCTGGAGGTTGTTGGAGTCGGCCGGGAAGGTCGAGTTGCCGATCAGCAGGGCTCGGTAGCGGGGGTCGGCCACGCCAGTCCTCCGATGCGCTCCACCGCCGCCTTGGCGACCACCTCCAAGGCGCTGTCGTTGAGGGCGTCGCCCCGCAGGCAGATCTTCCGCTCGCTGTCACCGTCGGTGAAGCTGATCTCCAGGCTGCGGGACTTGTCCCGCTTGAGCCAGCTCCGGAAGAACTCGACGGCCGCCGTGAACGTGCCCGCCGACCCCAGGGCCACGATGATGGTCTCGGCGCTGCCCTTCGTCCCGTCCACGGGCACCGACCGGCGCTCCACCGTGCCGACCTCGGCCCGCAGTTCGGCGTAGAACGACCGGAGCTGGTCCTGCCAGCGGTCGTCCTCGGGGTCGTAGCGGTCGGTAACCGGGACGGCAACGACTTCGAAGGCCTCCATGGCGCTCACCAGTCTGTCACCACCGCCGCAAACCCGCGCGGGAAACGTGGGCGTTTCGACCACGCTTCCCGCGCAGGTTTCGCGCGCTGGGGGTACCGTTCGCCGGGTGATCGCAGTACGGGCCTACCGAGCGGGCGAGGCGGCCGAGATCGAGCTCGCCCAGGTCCCGTCCCTCGTGGGCGAGGCGGGGCCGCTGGTGTGGGTCGACCTGTGGGAGCCGTCCGACGACGACCTGGCGTGTGTCGAGAAGCAGTTCGCCCTCCACCCCTTGGCCCTGGAGGACGTGCGCCAGCGCCAGCAGCGGCCCAAGCTCGAGCACTACCCGAGCCACGCCTTCGTGGTGGCCTACACCGCCGACCTCCAGGAGGTCGACTTCTTCATCGGCCCCAACTGGCTGGTCACGGTG from Actinomycetota bacterium encodes:
- a CDS encoding RHS repeat-associated core domain-containing protein, translating into MGLEGEYADAETGFVYLRARYYDPATGQFISRDPLTAMTGAPYAYTNNNPLNGTDPLGLFRVGRLCTPSLSEVAEVAGVAGHREGLESSSNGERPQSRKGGPNRVVHGDLEPIRPAPQGDKPSMAWRASATLGASRLFGSGAKC
- the mca gene encoding mycothiol conjugate amidase Mca; translation: MSEPFCLLTVHAHPDDESSKGAATLARYGAEGVRTVLVCCTGGEEGDILNPAMDRPEVRDRLADVRREELARAAAEIGFHEVVMLGYRDSGMAGAPCNDDPRCFARADFDEAVGRLVEVIRRERPQVVITYPDEQNRYPHPDHLRVHEVTVPAFDAAGDPDAYPEAGPPWQPLKLYYSSWSRARMVAAHDKFLELGLESPYSPEWFDRPATDERITTKIDISGHYDVRRRALLAHATQIDPTSKFWFGLPADVVVYPWDDFVLARSLVGPVPEPGDGPLEDDLFAGLYDRVHPGA
- a CDS encoding RHS repeat-associated core domain-containing protein — its product is DGLRTSKTVAGQTKPFSWDESGPVPLVLSDGELRFVYGPGGRPLYQLDAADVPTYLHQDQVGSTRQLTSATGEVVATFTYGPYGELSSATGTATTPLRFAGEYTDTETGFVYLRARYYDPATGQFISRDPLTALTGEPYLYAAGNPINAIDPLGLLSLRDVTRAVKKVAGTISVVSSAAAAVAYTTALVCGPVALRSGTALAAGAFFSATSAVTGAVATAIECTDGGGLDKACVAGIASTAINALVPRVGRGITTRFGEELGNRATAALANLGFSTNTAGLLWGKQASRDRGGADLAEGADWCPV
- a CDS encoding caspase family protein, encoding MADPRYRALLIGNSTFPADSNNLQALEGPVNDVALLRSALTDRQCGLFEPGAVRMLPERTSAEVLVELDQFFSQARRDDVLLLYYSGHGLLNERGQLFLCTRDTRTDLLKSTSVSSTAVNMMFEESAARTTVIVLDCCHSGAFKGGSLPDSLRGSGRFLLTSCRSGQLANDSDRRNGTSLFTQHLVEGIVGGADDHDGDGYVEVTDLFDYVSERLREQGRQIPQRSFSGDGDIAIARRAPAASSAASSPVAQPVAPEPVAPAGPSALAPSVLAEPRPPAAAPGRADPVGPVGPVGPVEPVEVVRAELDFGTLRAGQVSPRHRVRLVGDLDVAGADPLIKAGRDGDAVVVAVDTAVTGTITGEVALRGTSTTGRILVRAVIEAAAPIPASPSPAATSPTAGSPALAGPAGPQLQPQMEAPSASGPVGTPGPVGTPGPVGTPGPAPPRRSGPPVQPPSPAPRRGLWPPDRRTVTVAGAAVALVAVVLVLVVALGTGDDGGPGGTADQAGPGTAVAVEGTRVWTDTGIDVRAGQDIVVQARGVVDTAVGAPDRSSTPDGIAGEEHYENNVVQGVAHAALIGRIDDGEPFLVGSRLSRPAPASGRLFLGVNDLGTENNRGRYDAVVSE
- a CDS encoding ATP-binding protein, whose amino-acid sequence is MKIAFVGSFSTGKTTLANLFAREWDYPLLPEVARQVVELGFPLDQSATAETEALIFLKQWRAEMSHERFVADRSIYDVLAYADWVMENQDGDRKENHLWYESREIATYDLRARYDHVFYLPVEFPIVLDGLRPDDPAFQADIDRRIRHLLETADVSFHTLTGSVEQRQDQVRALVSR
- a CDS encoding SCP2 sterol-binding domain-containing protein; the protein is MPKYLTQEWLDLQREVAQEFPERPGATAHLQYHVTGGPDGDVRYHWYVEDGKVRVDALGDDPDTEITLTLTYEDSVKMQKGELDETAAFMQGRLKASGNMGKLMSLMPLTQSPEYKAIKAKITENTEF